DNA sequence from the Halobacterium sp. DL1 genome:
TGGTTCTCCGTTCAAAACTCAGTACCTCACAAAGCATCCTCGGCTAGCTGTTTCTGCGGCCTGAGTTCTGTGTCGAAGCGGTTGTACTGACGGTCTCGACGAGAGAATTACGGACGGATCGACGGAGAGCTGTCGCTGTCGGCGGCGGTCAGCCGCCGACGCGACAGCGTCGCCACTCACTCCGCTGGCTTGCTCGGTCGGTGGTTAGCGGTGGAATCGGTCGTCAGGTGGCCGATTCGCGGGGACGGCCCGACGCACCGCGAGGGCCGTCCACGCAGCTCGTCGAATCATATTGACGAACTCCTTGTACGGCCACCACCAGAGGCGACGCCCGCCTCGGCGGGGCGTCGCCACATACTCGTAGTGAAGGTACCGCCAGACGTTCTGTAAGAGGAGACTCACCACCACGTACAGCAGCCGTACCGTTGGATCTCGTGTTGTCGTTGTCGCTATCGCTTGCTCAAACAAGCGATAGCTTGACTCGATACCGAAGCGTTTCGAGTAGTGGTATCGAGCGTCCCGTGGTGAGTCGATGAACGGCGCGTCAGCGGCGTAGCCGTGACGCGCCACACCGTTCTCGTCATACTTCCCATTTAGGTACGTACAGTCGATGTAGACGGGAAAATCGACGGTCCAGCTGTGACCGTCGAGTTTCCCCGTCAGATCATGCTGAATGACGCGACTCCATCCTTCCGAGAGCTCTTGCTGAATCGCCTCACCCCACCGGATGATCGGGATCACGTACGCGTAATTGTGCGCCTGAAGCAGCGTGAGACACTTACTGTCGTAGAATCCGCGATCAAGGTAGACGGCCTTGACCCCGGCGTCAAGGCCGTCGAGGACACCGAAGAACTCAGCGAGGACACTACTTGCGGTATCGCCGTCTTTGAGACGGCGTACCGCCAGCGTGTAGCGTTTGTTCTTCACACGCGCGTAGAGTGTGGCATAGGCGTGGAACGCAGTGGTTCCACGCTTCGCTACCGAGTGATAGAGGCCGTCTGTGTCGTCTTCGTCACCGTAGTAGGGCCGCAGGTGGAGGTCTGCGCAGACCTCCACCTGTTCGGGGAGCAATTCATCGAGATCCTTTCGCAGGAGCGTGTTAGCGACTCGTTCGAGCCGTTCCGGCTCGAACTTCGTCCGAAGATGGTAGAGGACCGTGTTCCCAGCGGGTGAGTTCTGGCTCGACGCACAGAGCGTAGAGACAGAGGTCCCGTCGGCGCAAGCGCCGACGAGGACCTCATAGATGTCTTCAGCAGTGATTTCAGCGTTATTGGCTAACGAGAGCGAAACTTCCTCGTCAAGGCGGTTGACGAGAAAGTTAAGAAGCTGGTCCTCGTGGATCTCACCGTCTGCTTGTTTGGTTTTAGACACACCTTCAGCAAGCAGACGTTCTAACTAAGCGGCTTTGTGAAGTACTGAGGCTACGTTCCGTCTTGACAGCCTCAATTCCAAACTCCGGCCGCAGGGGTTCGCCCAGACAGGGGCGGGTGGAGGCTTTCCTCCATGACACCAGTTAGAAGACACGACCGGAGAGGTATCGAATTAGAACAGCTCATTCTCGAAGAGAGGCTTGTCGAAGCCGCTCTCAGAATTTCTTTTTTGCGCCAATCAGGAATCCCTCTACAGGGGGGCAGCATTCAGCAGGGGCGTCGGGCCGCTAAAACCGCTCATGACGCCGATTTACTAGAGCCACTGACCGACCACGGTGCCGAGGTACTACAGATACTACTACTGTCTGTAACCAATTGCATACATCATCATCACCTCTATCAGACCATCAGCACTTGGTTCCCGCAGTTCGATGCGGGGTGGTCTGTGTGAGCGGTGAGACCAATCGCGTGAGATTGAATCTGCGCATCGACGAAGATGTGAAACGGAATTTCAACAACGAAATCAAGGCCAAGTTCGGAAAGTGCCGGCCATATGCGGGCATCGAGTTGGAACGGGAATTCCGATACTTCCTCAATCAGGGAGAACTCGCAGACCTGCAAGATGTAGTTGATGACCTCACGGACACCTTAGGTGGTTCAGAAAGCAAAGAAAAAACTCGTGAGGTTGACCGAGGTGAGACAGTCGTTGCTTCTCACCGAATCGCTGAAAACGTTCGTACAGCCTTGATATCGGCTTCTCAAGACGATTATCGTTCTGCCGGTGAACTCGCAGAGGCGATCATGTACGGATACATCACTGATGGTAGCGTAATCGAACGGGTAACACAGAAGCTTCAGAGAATCTCAGAGGAGCCTCAGCCGGATGTCGATGATTCGATGGGGGCGAAGGAGCGTCGTACCAAGACGATCGCTCACGAACTCAGTCAATCTGGAGCGGTCGGATTCAGTCTCACTGAGTTCGATAACGCAATCAAGGCAGCACAAGGAATCGGTGTGAGCGACTACACCCGGAAGCAGTATCTACCCAGAGTGCTCGATGAATTGGATTTCACATGGCATCCGAATAACCCAGAGTTGTACGTTGATTCTGAGAGTTTAGAACTCACGAATCCACGAGATCCGACTAAAAAACCGTTGATGCTTATGGACAGGGAGGATAAGCGGCTGGCAATCAAGGTCGCTGCGTACCGTTCTGATGGTGGCGATAGTATAAAAGCGACATTCAGTATAACCGATGTAGTTGACCTGTTCAAAGGTCAAATACGGAAAAGTACGGTCAGGCGATTGATGCGAGAGGTCGCTGAATCCTCACCAGGCTACAAATACAACCAAGATCGGGAAAAGCTGGGAATCAATATAAAGAACGTGAGGCGTCACAATAGGGAGAATGAAGATCTGATGCGGATCGAGCATGATGAGTTATTCATCATGGGAGACGATGATTGAGGTTCGCTGAGAGGCCTCCGTTCGTCGGTGCATTCGATAACTCTTGCTGCAGCTTCTCTAGTCGTTAGAAGAACTGCAGACTCTACATCGAAGAGAACCTTTGATCGTATTCAGAGGGTTCTCTACGCTCAACACACGATCGCATGATGAACACTGGACGGTCTCCGTAGTTCCGATCCCGCTTCCATATCCGAGCGTCACCGTTCGGGAAACTCCTTGCTCAGCCAGTTCGACATCGATCTCTCCCCGTTCGTACTCTACCTGTGTTACCGTCAGGGGAGTCACTCGAATATCCAGCGCATGCCGCTTTCGAATCTCTTCCTGTTTCTGTGGAAATCCTTGGTCGCGCTGTTCCTGCAGAGTACTTAGTTCCGCATCCACCTCTTCATACTCAGCTTTTGCCTCTTTCCGTTTCTTCAGTGCCTCCACGCGATCGTCCTGATCACTGCCGTTGATCGTTTCACTCAGCTCATCGATCTTCGAGGATAGTTTGGATCGTTCCTCTTCCAGCTCTTGGATCCGTTGTTGTTGGAGCTGCCGGTATTCTTCGACCTCTGCGTCCGCTGCTCTGGATGCTTCATTATGGACCTCATCAATTTCGTTCTGGATGCTCCGCATCAGCTGATCTTGAGCTGTGCTGAGATGTGATCGTGCGTCTGATTCCGATAATGAGGATTTCGCGGTAGTGGGAGAGCCGTTCGTGGGTATCGCCGTCATTTGAAGAAACGTCTCCTCCAACGCCGGAAGTCTCTGTTCCGAGCGGTGGTCGATGGCGATGGCGCGAAGGAGCTCCTGTTGGTATTCACTGACTGTCTCGATACTCACCTCAAAAAGAACCACAATCGCGGTACGGTCGTAGTACGGCGTGAACTGGATTTCCCTCACTTCGACGTCGCCTTCTTTAATCCACTGTGGGATCACTACGTCATCCCGACCGGCTTCTATCGATATTTTCCCTGTGGGGCGACGCTCAGCTGCCTCTCTGAGGATCCGCTGAAAAAACTCACTTTCTGGATGGAGATGCTCTCCAGTACTATCTTCGTCTCTGTTCGTACCACAAAGCAACGAGAGGGTGCCTGCCGGCAATTCTGTATCCTCATTGTCTGGAATCGCAACTTCCCAGGTGTCTCCTCGTGTCTCAATGGTGCCGCCGAGTGACTCTAGGTAGCGTTCGGAGAAGTCCTCAACGACGGACTGCGTGACCGCGAGTGCTTCGTCAGTCATCGCTTTCCCCCAAGTCGAATCCTTCGAAGACGCCGTTGTTGAACTCCTCCAGTTTGTCAGCGAGCTCTCGTTGTTCCTGCAGATCGACGGCCATCGCATCGAAGTCATTCTCCAGATCGACCTCTGAATCAGCATTGACGAGTCGGTCGAAAATCTGGTCCTCGAAGCTTGTTCCCGACTCTTCTAACCGACTCAATATGGAACTTAGCTCGCCCACGCTTTGTTGGAACAGGTCGATTTTGTGGTAAAGGCGCTCCAGTACGTACTCCTCGACCGTACCTTTCAACGCCATATTGAAAACGAATACATCTCGCTTCTGGCCAATTCGGTGAACTCTCCCGATACGCTGCTCCATACGCATAGGATTCCAGCTGAGACCCAAATTGACAAGTAAATTACAAAACTGGAGATTTCGGCCTTCACTCATTGCATCTGTTGAAACAAGGATTCCGCCTTCTTCTTCGAAGTCCTCGACGATCTGTTCTTTCTCACTACTGGAGTGCCCACCGTGGAACGCGTGGACGGTATACCCTTCTGAGGCGAGTCGATCAAGCACTTGACGTTGCGTCGCACGAAACTGGGTGAAGACGATCACACGCCCCATTTCGACGGTGTCACGTGCTTCTTCGACGATATCCAGAAGGCGCTCCTGTTTCGTTACTGTATCAATGTCTTCGATCAGGTCCAAAATGGACTCCAGTTCGTCCGCATGGGTGAGTTCAGACTGCTCATAGAGTCGTTTCTCGATCGTTTCCTTGAGCGCTACAGGACTGCTAACAACCTCCTTCTGAAGGAGCATTAGCACGAGCTTCTGGCCCTGATCTTGGCTGTAAGCACCCTTGACGTAGTCAGAGACTGCCTGGTAGAGCTCACGTTCCTTTGGAGTCGGATCGAACGTCCGTGTGTCGATAGTCCGGTCCGTGAAGTCGATATCCGTCTCTTCCCGTCGGTTCCGAATCATCACTTTGTTCAACCGATCCTGTAGTTCGTCTCGGTTGACGAGTGTCTCCTGATTGCTGTTCACGAAGTACTGGTGGAAGACGTCGCGTGTGCCGAACAGTCCGGGACGGAGAAGTGAGACGACGTTGTACAGGTCAGTTAGTTCGTTCTGAATCGGCGTCGCCGTCAGGAAGAACGCGTAGTTATACGAGAGCCGGTCGATCAGGTCGTAGCGGTCCGTCTCTTCGTTCTTGACGTAGTGTGCCTCGTCGAGGACCAGAACGTCCCAGTCGCGGTCGAGAACCGTCTGACGATGTCGCTCACTCTTCGCGGTGTCGATGCTCGCAATGATGTAGTCGTGGGCGTCGAAGTCCTCGAATTCGTCGTCGTAGTTGCAAACGAAGTCGAGTCCGAACTTCTCACGGAGTTCCGCTTGCCACTGTTTGGCCAGTTGTGCAGGCGTGAGGATGAGGACGGATTCATCTGTCTCCCGGAAATGCATCTCCTTGAGAATCATCCCGACCTCGATGGTCTTTCCAAGCCCAACTTCGTCCGCGAGAAGGGCTTTCCCATCCATCTCGAAAAGGGCCCGATAGGCAGCATCCACCTGATGTTCGAGTAGCTTGACGGAGTTTTCATCCAACTCTTTGAGCGACCGGAGTTCAGAATCAGGCTGGCCCGCTTGGAGGCGAACAGCTTGGATGCTCTGTAAATGATCCTCGTATGCACCATCCTCAGACAATGAATCGAAAAGATCGTCCGCAGACTCATGTGTGACCTCAACATCAACGAGGTCGTAACTTCCCATAGTCACGTAGAGACAGGTTCGCGTCAAATACGTTTTGTGACCGACAGGCGTAGGACTGCACATTTATTACGGCGGATTCAGCACTCACTTCGATCGAAACGTTGCCTGCTCTCTCGTTAGTGGATACGAACCCAAGTTGGGAGACAACTACTGTGTTGCCTCATCGATTGCACTACTGAACTCCTCGGCGTGTTGTGACCCGAGAAGAATTGAACGTCCGTTCGTCTGTTCGATCCAGACCCCCTGATTGCCACTGACATTGTATGCGATTTTCCCAGGTGCCCAGCGGATTCCCCAGCCACCGAACTCTCGAATGGGACTATACTGTTTGGCCTCGTAATGTTCAGTCTCTGACCACGGGATTTGACGGAATGACCAGTGGAGAGGCCACATTCTGAAATAGATGCCATCAGTTCTAACCTCGGTTTGGAGACGAAGACTGTAGATTAGCCCAGCGATCCCAACGACAATGGCGAGCCCTCCCCACAAGATAGGGCCTAATACAAGCATGAGGAGCGCGATACCACCGAGAAGCGCCCAGATCCACGGCTGGCGAAACCGCTGTACTTCACGAAACAGAGGATCACTCTCCATAAATGAGTAGTACGGCATCATCGCTACTCAATCATGGCCCTTTCGGACAATGAGACGTCCCAGATTCGCAGACCTACTTAGCATTCAGATCACCGTGAAAATAGGTGTGAGCAACAAACCACGAAGACTTCGATGACACCCTACCTTTGAATGGTTCTGGGGGGAGAGAGGGGTTCGAAAGACCATAGTGTTTATTGGGTGCCCAAGAGGTGTGTTTAAGTATCAAGATGGCACAGTCAGGATCCTTGTCGGATACCCTCAAAGACACGGTAACACTCAGCCGTGAGCTTCGGGAAGAGGGGCAAATCGACGGCCAGGTAAAGCTCTACAACGTGGATGACGATGACGAGTTCGAGTCAGACGCGGAACTCTTCTTCGAGCGAACCCTGATGACCCAGGGGCTCCGTGAAGCACTCTCCATTCTCCGCGATTCGCTCACAGGCGATGACCCGCGCGGGACACATATCCTATACGGGCCGTACGGCAGTGGGAAGTCCCACCAGATGGTCGCGCTGTACCACTGCTTCGACGACCCCGACGCAGCAGGCCACTGGGCAAGCGACTCGGTCGAAGGGTTCGACGCAGCACTCCCTGAATCGGCGACGCCGATTACGGTCGCCATGCAGAACGAGCAGTACGAGTATCTGTGGGAACCGTTTTTCGAGGCACTCGATTACGATCCTGGAACGTACAGTTCGGGAGGGTATCCCGATATGCAGACGATTCAGGAAGCAGTCGGCGACGATACGGTCGCGTTCTTCGTGGACGAACTTGAGGACTGGTTCGATACGCTCCAAGGCGACCGCAAGAGTGCGAACAAAGCATTCCTCCAGTCGCTCCTCGAATCTACGGCACTCTCCGATCTCGAACTATACACCATCGTCTCCGTCCTGCGTGAGGGCTCCGAGGTCCACGACATCCTGAACCGGGAACAGGCGGTCGAGGTCAACATGAACAACCAGGTGGACAAGCGCGAGGTTCTGCGTCACCGCCTGATCGATTCGGTTAACGAGAACGCTGCCCGGGAGATCGTCAACGGGTACTTCGATGCCTACGACCAATCTGATCACGTCTCCATTCCCGATGATCTGCTGTCGGAGATGCACGATCTGTATCCGTTCCACCCTGTGCTTCTGGATGCGCTTGAGACGCGGTACTACGCTGACGAGGATAACCAGAACACGCGAGGGATGATCTACCTCTTCTCGAAGGTTCTCCTGGAGATGCAGGATCAGACGGATCTGATCACGCACGGTGATATCGATGCTATCGAGTTCGAGGACGAATTGGCGAAGATCAACTACGAGCGACTGAACGCGGCGACGGGCGACATCAAGAGTCGAATCGATGACGACGACGTTCCCCACGGCCGACGTATTCTGAACACGATTCTCCTGTACTCGCTGAAGCCGAGCGAGGGCGAGGGTGCGGAGGTTTCGGAGATCGTCATGGGTGCCTACCAGACTGGGGATCTCGTCTCTGACGTTGTCCTCAATCTCGAACGTCTCCACGGTGTCGCGTGGCATCTCCACAAGCTGAACGGGAAGTACGCAATCCGCGACCGCCAGAACCCGAACGCACTCATCCGGAACGCGGCCGTAGACGTCTCGGAGACGTCGGCGAAGGCTGAGGTCGCGGACTTCATCACAGATATCTTCGGATCCAACGCGCACCCGGTAGGGTTCCGTACGAACGACATGCGGGACATCCCGGACGACCGTGAGGTCAAGGTCGTCGTGAAGGACGACCAGTGGACGAACGAGGAGGTCGAGAAAGTCATCACGAACGACGGACGTGGCCGCGAGTGGCGTAACACGCTCGTGTTCGTCCAGCCCTCGGGCGACAAGGCCATCGAGTCGGGGACACGGTATATCGACAAGGCACGGTACATCGAGGGCGCACGGCAGGTCCTCGCCGACGAATCCCTCGATGACGAGATTCGCACGTCGATTCAGGGAATGCGGGAGCAGGAAGAGAATGAACTCCGCGAAGAACTCCAACTCCTGTACGGTGAGGTGCTTGACGGGAACGATCTGCTCAACGACTGGGGGCAGATGACGCCGATGGAACTCGATGTCTACGTTCACGACGAGGCCGAGCTGGACGCCTCGAACATCGCGGACTCGGCATCTGCTGATCCGTTCGACCTCCAGTCGGACGTCTGGGACATCGCCGAGGATCTCTTGGAGCGGCGCGGTGAGATTTCGGTCGAGGATATCTACGAGCAGTTCCTCCGCGATCCGGAGCTTCCGATCCCCGGTAGTGCGAACGATGTGCTGAATGCAACCGTCGAAGCGCTCTCGGACAAACCGGTGCTCGCCCGTGACACTGGCGGGTTCCGCGATGACCTCTCCGGAAGCTCGCTGGACACCGTCCTCGTCCAGCAAGACGATGTGGACGTATGGGGCGTCGATGACGTCGAACAGGAACTGCGTCAGCGGTTCGGGAGCGGAACAACCGCGCTTGATATCGGTGACTTCGAACTGGAACTCGTCGAAGACGGCGAGA
Encoded proteins:
- a CDS encoding ATPase AAA, encoding MAQSGSLSDTLKDTVTLSRELREEGQIDGQVKLYNVDDDDEFESDAELFFERTLMTQGLREALSILRDSLTGDDPRGTHILYGPYGSGKSHQMVALYHCFDDPDAAGHWASDSVEGFDAALPESATPITVAMQNEQYEYLWEPFFEALDYDPGTYSSGGYPDMQTIQEAVGDDTVAFFVDELEDWFDTLQGDRKSANKAFLQSLLESTALSDLELYTIVSVLREGSEVHDILNREQAVEVNMNNQVDKREVLRHRLIDSVNENAAREIVNGYFDAYDQSDHVSIPDDLLSEMHDLYPFHPVLLDALETRYYADEDNQNTRGMIYLFSKVLLEMQDQTDLITHGDIDAIEFEDELAKINYERLNAATGDIKSRIDDDDVPHGRRILNTILLYSLKPSEGEGAEVSEIVMGAYQTGDLVSDVVLNLERLHGVAWHLHKLNGKYAIRDRQNPNALIRNAAVDVSETSAKAEVADFITDIFGSNAHPVGFRTNDMRDIPDDREVKVVVKDDQWTNEEVEKVITNDGRGREWRNTLVFVQPSGDKAIESGTRYIDKARYIEGARQVLADESLDDEIRTSIQGMREQEENELREELQLLYGEVLDGNDLLNDWGQMTPMELDVYVHDEAELDASNIADSASADPFDLQSDVWDIAEDLLERRGEISVEDIYEQFLRDPELPIPGSANDVLNATVEALSDKPVLARDTGGFRDDLSGSSLDTVLVQQDDVDVWGVDDVEQELRQRFGSGTTALDIGDFELELVEDGEIWIDGDSHDVVMRAIGRLAREDQYVIVKGNEILDKPQSDATVRDVGGAEVVGASSLVDRIETHIDDDGYANLDTIIGEIRAEESVFLPPDETESVAREAVNEFLVDDYVLEAGGRYLGSLGDRDPTTVKIVPTVPERIGDQILEYIEDLEPGDQFTVNKVTDRFDSSVTEYMVRTYLLENIGKDEEPEYVVNTTGSEKASDWVPGYPFRKADTEIPTWRFEYNGDDVAAMRSKWRNNHQTGSVDYGDVTFMLPDREGVPGALQGTADVERTQVSLTLRSGQDYTKVQDLFERMPDEASSLKIEITFQK
- a CDS encoding helicase; protein product: MGSYDLVDVEVTHESADDLFDSLSEDGAYEDHLQSIQAVRLQAGQPDSELRSLKELDENSVKLLEHQVDAAYRALFEMDGKALLADEVGLGKTIEVGMILKEMHFRETDESVLILTPAQLAKQWQAELREKFGLDFVCNYDDEFEDFDAHDYIIASIDTAKSERHRQTVLDRDWDVLVLDEAHYVKNEETDRYDLIDRLSYNYAFFLTATPIQNELTDLYNVVSLLRPGLFGTRDVFHQYFVNSNQETLVNRDELQDRLNKVMIRNRREETDIDFTDRTIDTRTFDPTPKERELYQAVSDYVKGAYSQDQGQKLVLMLLQKEVVSSPVALKETIEKRLYEQSELTHADELESILDLIEDIDTVTKQERLLDIVEEARDTVEMGRVIVFTQFRATQRQVLDRLASEGYTVHAFHGGHSSSEKEQIVEDFEEEGGILVSTDAMSEGRNLQFCNLLVNLGLSWNPMRMEQRIGRVHRIGQKRDVFVFNMALKGTVEEYVLERLYHKIDLFQQSVGELSSILSRLEESGTSFEDQIFDRLVNADSEVDLENDFDAMAVDLQEQRELADKLEEFNNGVFEGFDLGESDD
- a CDS encoding transposase ISH3 — its product is MSKTKQADGEIHEDQLLNFLVNRLDEEVSLSLANNAEITAEDIYEVLVGACADGTSVSTLCASSQNSPAGNTVLYHLRTKFEPERLERVANTLLRKDLDELLPEQVEVCADLHLRPYYGDEDDTDGLYHSVAKRGTTAFHAYATLYARVKNKRYTLAVRRLKDGDTASSVLAEFFGVLDGLDAGVKAVYLDRGFYDSKCLTLLQAHNYAYVIPIIRWGEAIQQELSEGWSRVIQHDLTGKLDGHSWTVDFPVYIDCTYLNGKYDENGVARHGYAADAPFIDSPRDARYHYSKRFGIESSYRLFEQAIATTTTRDPTVRLLYVVVSLLLQNVWRYLHYEYVATPRRGGRRLWWWPYKEFVNMIRRAAWTALAVRRAVPANRPPDDRFHR